One Porphyromonas pogonae genomic region harbors:
- a CDS encoding alkaline phosphatase family protein — protein sequence MNHKNILLILLTQLLFTFAASDQYLCAQRSMPRHVVLIGLDAMGGYGVQRARTPSLNRIIREGAWTIHARSVRPTESSPNWMSMVSGAIPVIHGVTDNGWMPNTGIIVPAYKNKKGLYPTLFDLIKEAAPNKKVHMFYEWVEQERMYDTSAVDKIVKGKTGEEIFREGMEDFFASKPDFSFISIVETDDVGHEHGHESQAYLGCIEKYDVLIGKFIDRLKASGMDKNTVILITADHGGLGHAHGDDSPAEYNIPIMLYGHGVTAGKKLHDGHLICDVAGTIAHLLGVKLAPASEGRFISEAFTSKEKGSSRDVYVAMPFVSPTNGMFRDSVKVGITSDTEGQAVIHYTLDGSKPGPKSPIYKDSLTLTSSAVVRAIAYKGLHGSDIGEADLRVVSREAIPKVHYAMYDNYMGKSVPDFNILGKPSRTGYVHEFSLDELNVNDKDHFAILFTSQLRIDNDGEYSFGVISDDGCKLYINDKKVIDNDGSHSPAMKRGHIFLGKGVYSIKVEYFENYMGQSLQVYYGSETIPMQTIPFSKLNK from the coding sequence ATGAATCATAAAAACATTTTACTCATACTCCTTACCCAGTTGCTATTCACTTTTGCTGCAAGTGATCAGTACCTCTGCGCACAAAGATCTATGCCGCGCCACGTGGTACTCATAGGACTTGATGCTATGGGGGGATATGGTGTGCAGAGAGCCAGAACCCCGTCTCTCAATCGGATTATCAGAGAGGGAGCGTGGACTATACATGCCCGTTCCGTAAGACCCACAGAGAGTAGTCCCAACTGGATGTCTATGGTCAGCGGAGCTATACCGGTGATTCATGGAGTTACCGACAATGGTTGGATGCCCAATACCGGCATTATTGTGCCTGCTTACAAAAACAAGAAAGGTTTGTACCCTACTTTATTTGATCTAATCAAGGAGGCCGCTCCCAATAAAAAAGTACATATGTTTTATGAATGGGTGGAGCAGGAACGTATGTATGACACTTCTGCCGTGGATAAGATTGTCAAAGGTAAAACCGGTGAAGAGATTTTCCGTGAGGGTATGGAGGACTTCTTTGCATCCAAACCCGACTTCTCTTTTATCTCCATTGTTGAGACTGATGATGTGGGGCATGAGCATGGGCATGAGTCACAGGCCTACCTCGGATGTATAGAGAAGTACGATGTGCTTATCGGCAAATTCATAGATCGGCTCAAGGCTTCCGGCATGGATAAAAACACAGTCATCCTCATTACGGCTGATCACGGAGGTCTCGGTCATGCTCATGGCGATGACTCTCCTGCCGAATATAATATCCCTATCATGCTGTACGGTCACGGTGTTACTGCGGGCAAAAAGCTTCATGACGGTCATCTTATCTGTGATGTTGCGGGTACTATAGCTCATTTATTGGGAGTAAAGCTCGCTCCAGCTTCAGAGGGGCGGTTTATATCGGAGGCTTTCACTTCCAAGGAGAAAGGCTCGAGCAGAGATGTATATGTAGCCATGCCTTTTGTCTCTCCTACCAATGGGATGTTTAGGGATAGTGTCAAAGTGGGTATAACTTCGGACACAGAGGGACAAGCAGTCATTCACTACACCCTTGATGGTTCTAAACCCGGCCCTAAATCACCCATCTATAAAGATTCTCTCACGCTTACCTCCTCCGCTGTCGTTAGGGCTATAGCTTATAAAGGACTCCATGGTAGTGATATTGGCGAAGCTGATCTTAGGGTTGTTAGTCGGGAGGCTATCCCGAAGGTGCATTATGCAATGTACGATAATTATATGGGTAAGTCTGTTCCTGATTTTAATATTTTGGGTAAGCCTTCACGTACTGGATACGTGCATGAGTTTTCTCTTGATGAATTAAATGTAAACGACAAAGATCATTTTGCGATTCTTTTCACATCACAATTACGTATTGATAATGACGGAGAATACTCTTTTGGGGTTATTTCGGATGATGGATGTAAGTTATATATCAACGATAAAAAGGTGATTGATAACGACGGGTCACATTCTCCCGCGATGAAGCGTGGACATATTTTTCTGGGAAAAGGAGTATATTCAATAAAAGTTGAGTATTTTGAGAATTACATGGGGCAGTCCCTACAAGTATATTATGGTTCTGAGACTATTCCCATGCAAACTATTCCATTTTCAAAACTTAATAAATAA
- a CDS encoding phosphatidylinositol-specific phospholipase C domain-containing protein → MKNFNLLRFCAILSVTFSTACTKAELNHDGAPLNGQNSSLVSHVKSGTLHNGNIPTSSWMQLLDDGKTICNLALPSAHDAGASKSGGFMYLTQNSSLKEQLESGVRGFDIRLRAYANKELAIYHGTANQYTDFKRDVLDMMTEYLDTHPTEFILLHVKREGNPTSGSKDYNELMNEIIKSHPQQSRFTTIYSPYQTVGSLRGKLAILFRDNVPGLDNFSYFQLWSDNASFRSFLYSKQGSVSAQVEDEYKVKGVSDSSKWKAIYNHLSASRASNGTSLYVTFLSGTGVFFPPKRVAGNMNRLAVEDLRKNSVPVKGLFFMDFCGSDKGKELTMELIKQNL, encoded by the coding sequence ATGAAAAATTTTAATTTACTCCGATTTTGTGCTATTTTATCTGTAACGTTTAGTACAGCCTGTACTAAGGCTGAGTTGAATCATGATGGAGCGCCTCTTAATGGACAAAACTCCTCATTAGTTAGTCATGTGAAGTCAGGTACACTTCATAATGGAAATATCCCCACTTCTTCCTGGATGCAATTGTTGGATGATGGCAAAACGATATGCAATCTGGCACTTCCCTCTGCCCATGATGCAGGGGCGAGTAAGTCGGGAGGATTTATGTACCTTACTCAAAATAGTAGTCTTAAGGAGCAGCTTGAGTCAGGAGTGAGAGGCTTTGATATCAGGCTTAGAGCTTATGCCAATAAAGAATTGGCTATCTATCATGGTACCGCCAACCAGTACACTGATTTCAAACGAGATGTATTGGATATGATGACTGAGTATCTCGATACCCATCCTACTGAATTTATCTTACTTCATGTAAAACGAGAGGGAAATCCTACGAGTGGAAGTAAGGATTACAATGAGCTAATGAATGAGATTATCAAGAGTCATCCGCAACAAAGCCGGTTTACCACGATTTATTCACCTTATCAGACTGTCGGTTCTCTTAGAGGTAAGTTGGCAATTCTTTTCCGTGATAACGTTCCGGGGCTCGATAATTTTTCATATTTTCAGCTGTGGAGCGACAATGCTTCTTTTCGTTCTTTCTTATATTCAAAGCAGGGAAGCGTTTCGGCTCAAGTGGAAGATGAATACAAAGTGAAAGGCGTTTCTGATTCATCTAAATGGAAAGCTATCTACAATCATCTCAGTGCTTCACGTGCCTCTAATGGCACTTCGCTTTATGTAACTTTTTTAAGTGGTACGGGGGTGTTTTTCCCCCCCAAACGTGTTGCCGGGAATATGAATAGGCTTGCTGTAGAAGATCTGAGGAAGAATTCTGTCCCCGTAAAAGGCTTGTTCTTTATGGATTTTTGCGGATCAGACAAGGGTAAAGAGCTTACCATGGAGCTAATCAAGCAAAATCTATAG
- a CDS encoding alkaline phosphatase: MKELKCLLLAASLLCLGIIPLQAQHKQDTEATVTLEKTYEPVKVMPIKGSKVKNVVFMIGDGMSLAHVYTLWVANKGRLNLENAQTIGLSKTYCTDKLITDSGASGTAMATGHKTKYHMVGTDPDGKELKSITTYAREKGLSSGVISVCRLYDATPAAYCCHNVDREDYYDIAKDYLDCNVDFILGGGANYFNKRPDKRDIIKEMRAKGYQTPMKWDDVAAIKSGKVFAVLDTVDIPEPKIRKDVLAKASVKAMDLLSANKKGFFLMVEGSQIDDYGHSNDLDMLMQEMADFDRTIGAVMKWAEKNGETLVVVTADHETGGLTLVGGDLQKGEIKGKFSTGGHSGVMVPVYVYGPGAEEFSGIYENTALFDKIKKVLNL, from the coding sequence ATGAAAGAGCTAAAATGTTTACTCCTTGCGGCATCATTGCTGTGCCTCGGCATCATCCCATTACAGGCCCAGCACAAACAGGATACTGAAGCCACAGTGACTCTGGAAAAAACCTACGAACCTGTCAAGGTAATGCCTATCAAAGGCAGCAAAGTAAAGAACGTTGTCTTTATGATAGGCGATGGCATGAGCTTGGCACATGTATATACGCTGTGGGTTGCCAATAAGGGGCGTCTCAATCTGGAGAATGCACAAACGATAGGATTGTCCAAAACTTACTGTACAGACAAACTCATCACTGATTCCGGTGCTTCAGGTACGGCTATGGCTACCGGGCATAAGACGAAATATCATATGGTGGGTACGGATCCTGATGGTAAAGAACTCAAGTCTATCACTACATATGCTCGGGAAAAAGGTCTCTCTTCCGGTGTAATATCGGTGTGTCGCTTGTATGACGCCACGCCAGCGGCTTATTGCTGTCACAATGTCGATAGGGAAGATTACTATGATATTGCCAAAGATTATCTCGATTGTAATGTCGATTTTATTCTTGGTGGTGGAGCCAACTATTTCAACAAAAGACCTGATAAGAGGGATATTATCAAAGAGATGAGAGCAAAAGGTTATCAAACGCCTATGAAGTGGGATGACGTGGCCGCCATTAAGTCCGGTAAAGTATTTGCCGTATTGGATACGGTGGATATTCCCGAGCCTAAGATTCGCAAAGACGTATTGGCAAAAGCTTCGGTGAAGGCAATGGATCTCCTTTCTGCTAACAAAAAGGGATTTTTCCTGATGGTGGAAGGCTCACAAATCGATGATTACGGACACTCCAATGACTTGGACATGCTCATGCAGGAGATGGCAGACTTTGATCGTACCATAGGAGCTGTGATGAAATGGGCTGAAAAGAATGGCGAAACGCTCGTAGTCGTTACAGCTGACCACGAAACGGGAGGGCTTACGCTCGTAGGTGGTGATTTGCAGAAGGGAGAGATAAAAGGTAAATTCTCTACAGGTGGGCATAGCGGTGTCATGGTTCCTGTATATGTTTATGGCCCCGGTGCGGAGGAGTTTTCCGGTATCTATGAAAACACTGCTCTTTTCGACAAAATAAAGAAAGTCCTAAACCTGTAA
- a CDS encoding MGH1-like glycoside hydrolase domain-containing protein → MLLGVSEICTAQETKATKYNLPYKNTYVKEPLVTDNVYRTLPAHKTPVPSFAQAKNILPEPIWDGYPDELAMYWKAWEFAVRNLKHPLQGSGFVSTYFDTAYNGNIFMWDSCFILMFARYGTRLFPFQQTLDNFYAKQHPDGFICREIKADGADCFERYDPVSTGPNLLPWCEMVYYKQFGDTERLHKVFPVLCAYYKWLKLNRTWRNGTYWSSGWGTGMDNMPRVSPEYNMIFSHGHMIWLDTNLQQLFIANLLLEMGLYLERWQEIEDFEDDAKLLKNYISTNLWDEKSGFLYDQYADGKLNYTKGIGAYWALYSDVLDSAKLDRLTAELDNPNTFNRKYRVPSLSADNPKYRDNGRYWQGGIWPGTNYMVINGLYNKGYKKQALEIARNHYSQVLDVYRRTHTFWEYYAPEKAEPGFMARKDFIGWTGLPPISILIEYMLGIKGDYINNTITWDLNETVRHGIKRYPFGPTGSIDLIASARTSAASKPQLSIKTNKAFKLVVNYGDRTETIAVTPDRTNY, encoded by the coding sequence ATGCTCTTGGGCGTATCGGAGATATGTACGGCTCAGGAAACTAAAGCTACTAAATACAACTTGCCTTACAAAAACACATATGTCAAGGAGCCTCTGGTCACGGACAATGTGTATCGTACGCTACCCGCGCACAAAACACCCGTACCGTCTTTTGCCCAAGCCAAAAATATCTTACCCGAACCTATCTGGGATGGGTATCCTGATGAACTAGCAATGTACTGGAAAGCATGGGAGTTTGCCGTCAGAAACCTCAAACATCCGTTACAGGGATCAGGGTTTGTCTCTACGTACTTCGATACAGCGTACAATGGCAATATCTTCATGTGGGATTCCTGCTTTATTCTCATGTTTGCCCGTTATGGCACTCGTTTATTTCCTTTCCAGCAGACGCTCGACAACTTTTACGCCAAACAACACCCTGACGGCTTCATCTGTCGTGAGATCAAAGCTGATGGTGCCGACTGTTTCGAGCGTTATGATCCTGTAAGCACAGGTCCCAATCTTCTGCCTTGGTGTGAGATGGTGTATTACAAGCAGTTTGGCGACACCGAGCGTTTGCACAAAGTGTTTCCCGTACTATGTGCCTATTATAAATGGCTCAAACTCAACCGTACTTGGCGCAACGGTACTTATTGGTCCAGTGGCTGGGGTACCGGTATGGACAATATGCCCAGAGTGTCTCCGGAATACAATATGATATTCAGCCATGGTCACATGATCTGGTTGGATACCAATCTACAGCAACTTTTTATTGCCAATCTCTTGCTTGAGATGGGGCTTTATCTCGAGCGTTGGCAAGAGATTGAGGACTTTGAAGACGATGCCAAGTTGCTCAAAAACTATATCAGCACCAACTTATGGGATGAGAAGAGCGGCTTCTTATATGATCAATATGCCGATGGCAAACTCAATTACACCAAAGGCATCGGTGCATACTGGGCTTTATATTCCGATGTGCTCGACTCGGCAAAGCTCGATAGGCTCACAGCAGAGTTGGACAACCCGAATACCTTTAACCGTAAATATAGGGTACCCTCGCTCAGTGCAGACAATCCTAAGTACCGTGACAATGGTCGTTACTGGCAAGGGGGGATCTGGCCGGGTACCAACTATATGGTGATCAACGGGCTTTACAACAAAGGATATAAAAAACAAGCTCTCGAAATAGCACGCAATCATTATAGCCAAGTACTCGATGTTTATCGTCGTACCCATACCTTTTGGGAGTATTACGCTCCCGAAAAGGCTGAGCCCGGCTTCATGGCGCGTAAGGATTTTATAGGTTGGACAGGACTGCCGCCTATTTCCATTCTCATAGAATACATGCTGGGGATCAAAGGTGATTATATCAATAATACCATTACATGGGATCTCAACGAAACGGTAAGGCACGGTATCAAGCGATATCCCTTCGGACCCACAGGCTCTATCGATTTGATTGCATCGGCTCGCACAAGTGCAGCCTCGAAACCACAACTTTCCATCAAAACCAATAAAGCGTTCAAGTTAGTTGTCAACTATGGCGATCGCACAGAAACCATAGCGGTTACCCCTGATCGCACCAATTACTAA
- a CDS encoding ABC transporter substrate-binding protein, whose amino-acid sequence MKKNICFFYSILLVLLFYSCNGNRSKNTQAIDSVSIDYADFSYPVQFKYAKGIEVKNHDHYKEVMVFSPDTPDTMATYILYPRGEKRPQLSCRNCYFIPVPLKNIACLSTTQVGVLPLLGKVDKLVGCSNIKNICNPEVRKRISEGKVQEIARGMAKNIEQIAALHPEVVLQDLSRMSDKDEELISSGINTVLYNEWKERNLLGRAEWMKLTAMLLGCNAKADKLFSKIEEDYLKAKELVAQQTDTIPIMYGLDYKGTWYLPGEFSYPTSMFRDAGVKFDYAEGKVSSQPCSFERIFSRHRHAKIWICMMTGKIFTMADFLALNDRYKHFDAAANGMVFIDRKRVNENGGNDFWESGLYRPDLLLKDIIKITRPQLLPDYETTYWMQLKK is encoded by the coding sequence ATGAAAAAAAACATCTGCTTTTTTTACTCGATCTTGCTGGTACTTCTGTTTTATTCTTGTAATGGAAATCGTAGCAAAAACACACAAGCGATAGATAGTGTATCTATTGATTATGCCGACTTTTCGTATCCTGTCCAATTCAAATATGCCAAAGGTATTGAGGTGAAAAATCATGATCACTACAAAGAGGTCATGGTATTTAGCCCTGACACTCCTGATACTATGGCTACCTATATATTGTATCCGCGGGGTGAGAAACGTCCTCAACTATCATGTCGCAATTGCTATTTCATACCTGTTCCCCTGAAAAATATTGCCTGCTTATCTACTACTCAAGTGGGAGTATTACCATTGCTGGGCAAGGTGGATAAGCTTGTAGGTTGCTCCAATATAAAAAATATCTGTAATCCGGAGGTGCGTAAACGCATCAGTGAGGGTAAAGTGCAAGAGATAGCCCGGGGTATGGCTAAGAATATAGAGCAGATAGCCGCTTTGCACCCTGAGGTGGTGCTACAGGATTTGTCCAGAATGTCCGACAAGGACGAGGAGCTCATAAGCTCCGGTATCAATACCGTACTCTACAATGAGTGGAAAGAACGTAATCTCCTGGGGCGTGCGGAATGGATGAAGCTTACTGCCATGCTCCTGGGCTGTAATGCCAAAGCCGACAAATTATTCTCCAAAATAGAGGAAGACTACCTCAAAGCAAAAGAGCTGGTGGCGCAACAAACCGATACTATCCCCATCATGTATGGTCTGGACTATAAAGGCACGTGGTATCTGCCGGGTGAGTTTAGCTATCCCACCTCTATGTTTAGAGATGCAGGGGTTAAGTTTGACTATGCCGAGGGCAAAGTGAGTAGCCAGCCCTGTAGTTTCGAGCGCATCTTTAGCCGTCACCGCCATGCAAAGATATGGATATGTATGATGACTGGTAAGATTTTTACCATGGCTGACTTCTTGGCGCTCAACGACCGGTACAAGCATTTTGATGCTGCGGCCAACGGCATGGTGTTTATAGACCGCAAGCGAGTCAATGAGAATGGCGGCAATGACTTTTGGGAGAGTGGTCTCTACCGACCGGATTTACTGCTCAAAGATATTATCAAGATAACACGTCCGCAGTTACTGCCTGACTATGAAACAACTTATTGGATGCAGCTTAAGAAATGA
- a CDS encoding ABC transporter ATP-binding protein: protein MNKHQDNIRLESLATGYKSHRGVYEVSHRIDLSVLNGELVMLMGPNGCGKSTLMHTIAGLQSPLNGAVYLAGHELGKLRDSDRSKLLSLVLTDKITTNNLTVWDIVSIGRYPYVNQRGKLRERDKHMIYLALEQCNLNGFESRFFSELSDGEKQRVMIARALAQETPVMLLDEPTAHLDLPGRLEIMIMLKDLASKTGKSILVSTHELDLALQWADTVWLMNKHGDIEAGAPEDLILNGGFEQVFGNSHLTFDAHQGKFIVNSSSLHPIKIEGNGLRFDWTVNALHRNGYVNASDASCRFAITVRDEDWILSTATDKTSFDSIRTLIQALHAMSYPHTSHP, encoded by the coding sequence ATGAACAAACATCAAGATAATATCAGGCTGGAGAGCCTTGCTACAGGCTATAAGTCGCATAGAGGTGTATACGAGGTATCGCATCGGATAGATCTATCCGTACTCAATGGAGAGCTGGTCATGCTCATGGGACCCAATGGTTGCGGTAAGTCTACACTGATGCATACTATAGCCGGACTTCAAAGCCCCTTGAACGGTGCTGTATATCTCGCAGGCCATGAATTGGGTAAGCTTAGAGACAGTGACAGATCCAAACTTCTAAGTCTTGTGCTCACGGATAAGATTACCACAAACAATCTTACCGTATGGGATATTGTCTCTATTGGGCGATACCCCTATGTGAATCAACGGGGAAAGTTGAGAGAGCGTGATAAACATATGATATACTTGGCTCTTGAGCAATGTAATCTCAATGGATTTGAGTCGAGGTTTTTCAGTGAGCTCAGCGATGGAGAGAAGCAGCGGGTGATGATAGCTCGTGCTTTGGCTCAGGAAACACCTGTGATGCTACTCGACGAGCCTACTGCTCATCTCGATTTGCCGGGTAGGTTGGAAATCATGATTATGCTCAAGGATCTGGCATCCAAAACAGGCAAAAGCATCCTTGTTTCGACGCACGAATTAGACCTCGCTTTACAGTGGGCGGATACGGTGTGGCTGATGAATAAGCATGGCGATATAGAAGCGGGAGCTCCGGAAGACCTCATCCTCAACGGAGGCTTTGAGCAGGTTTTCGGGAATAGTCATCTTACTTTCGATGCTCATCAAGGTAAGTTTATAGTGAATAGTTCATCGCTCCATCCTATAAAAATAGAAGGAAATGGTTTGAGGTTTGATTGGACGGTAAATGCTCTGCATCGTAACGGCTACGTCAATGCCTCTGATGCTTCTTGCCGGTTTGCCATAACAGTGCGCGATGAAGACTGGATCCTCAGTACCGCAACGGATAAGACTTCCTTTGACTCTATCAGAACACTCATCCAAGCATTACATGCTATGTCTTATCCTCATACGTCGCACCCATGA